Genomic DNA from Candidatus Methylacidithermus pantelleriae:
TTGCGTGCGCTTGCTCGGTGTGCTGTTGGCGTGGATTTTTTTTCTACGCCTCTCGGGGATCTCGGCGTGGGGAGAAGGAGAGGAAGAGGAGGCTCCGGAGCTAAAAACCAATCCCAACGCGACGGTCATTACTTCGGAAGCCTTTCAGCTGGATATGGGCAAGCATGAGGGTCTATTTACTGGAAACGTGCTTCTTATGGGAAATAACCTGCGGATGAAGTCTTCCGACCTGACCGTGTACTTCGATGCCTCCGGAAAACAGGTAGAACGGTTGGTGGCCCGGGGGAATGTTGAAATTGAGCAGGGTAACCGGGTAGCGCGGGCGAGCCAGGCGGAGTATATCGTTTCGGAAGACAAGCTTGTGCTGACGGGTTCCCCCGAGCTTGTGCAGGATAAGAACCGGCTCACCGGTTCGACGATTACGATTTACCGCTCCAGCGATCGAATGGAGGTCGATGGGCGCAGCCGTGTCGTTCTGTCGGATGTGGGAGCTAAGAAGGAAGACCATTAGAGCATTGGGTGGCAAACGAGTTTTGATTCTTTCAGCCAGCGCGGGTACCGGTCATGTGCGAGCCGCCATGGCTCTTGACAAAGCTTTTCGTCAAGAGCCAGGGGTGGGCGAGGTGGTTACGGTAGACGCGCTCAAATTTACCAACAAACTATTCCGCGACTTTTATTCGAAACTTTACGTTCAGCTCGTGGTCAAAGCTCCGTCGGTGGTTAGCTGGGTTTATAAAATCACCGATGAGCCTTGGAAAACGGACCGGATGCGGCTCATGTTGGACCGCCTCAATACGCGCCCATTAGTCAATTTCATTTCAGAATTCGATCCCGACATTACGGTGTGCACTCACTTTTTGCCGGCGGAACTCATTTCCTATCTCATTGATAATGGCCAGCTTCATGCCAAGCTCTCCATCGTGGTGACCGATTTTGCTTGTCACGCAATGTGGCTTTGCCGGGTGTTCCATCATTACTTTGTGGCCTCGGAGGAAGCGAAAGTCCATTTGACGCGACTGGGACTCCCCGAAGATCGGATTACCGTTAGCGGCGTCCCGATTGATCCGGTGTTCCGGCCGGTAAACGAGCGAGAAAAGGTCTTGCAGGAATTGGGAATGGATCCAGAGCTGCCTCTCTTACTGGTCTCGGGAGGGGCACTGGGGGTCAGTCCTGTGGAAGCGATCTTGGAAGAGCTTTCCTTTCTCGGTACACCCGCTCAAGTGGTCGTCATATGCGGGAGGAACGAAGTTTTGGCCCAAAGAATTCGACTGAACTTGCAGCTTCACCCGCATCCTTTGCCCGTTCATGTGATCGGCTATACGGACCAGATGCATCGATGGATGGCAGCGGCTACCCTTCTGATTGGCAAGCCGGGAGGATTGACTGCGTCGGAAGCTATGGCCATGGGGTTACCGATGGTTATTGTTTCTCCGATTCCTGGGCAGGAGGAGCGCAATAGCGACTATCTTTTGGAGAGGGGAATTGCGATTAAGTGCAACGAGTTAACCACCTTGGCCTTTAAGGTGGAACAGTTGCTTCGGCATCCGGAACAGCTTGCGCAAATGCGGAAACAAGCTCTTGCGTGGAGTCGGCCCGACGCGGGGCAGGTGATCGTTCAGACCCTCCTTTCGGAGGAGGAAGAGCCGGTGTTGGTGCCACGGAGGCAGATTCGCGCGGCTGGCAAAAGCAAATAGGATTGCCTGTCTTTTAACGCTTCTGGAGGATGGGAACGGGACGACCGATGGATTTTTCTTTCCTACGGCCTTTGGAGAAAGAGGATGCTGGGCGTTGTCTACCCTTTCTATGGGGAGTAGCCACATCCCCGTACCAACACGAGGGAGGGTATAACGGCCCTGGAGAGCCTCAAAACAACTGGGCGTGGGCGGAAGCGGCGGCTCGAGTGGAGCGTTCGGGGGAGGCAGTAGGGTTTTGGAAACGGGCGGAAAGCTTTCTGGAAGAGGTGGCCCGGCTGGGCTTAAACGCCTTTCGGATGGGTATCGGATGGGAGCGCGTCCAGCCAGTCCGCTTCCTTCATTCGCAAAAGAGAGCTGCCAGAATGGTTCCCCCGTTTGACCAGGAGGCTCTGGACCGCTACGCGGCGATCCTAGCGTATTGTCGCAAGCTTGGTCTAGAGCCGGTCGTGACCTTGCACCATTTTACTCATCCTGCGTGGCTGGGCCCCGACGCCTGGCTATCCGATGGAACGGTCGTTGCCTTCGAGAAGTTTGTTCACAAGACGGTCAGTTATTTCCTTAAGGTTCTTCCGGCCGATTACGGGTGTCCCCCTCCCCGGTTCTATCTCACCATTAATGAACCGAATGTGTTGGCCCTCTGTGGTTACTTCTTCCCTCTATTCCCTGTCACTCAAACACATGGCCTGCGTGCGATGCTGGGAGCTTTGGCCCGGCTTTTGGAGGCTCACGTTCGGGCTTTTGATTGCATCCATGAGCTTTACCAAGGGTTGGGTCTGTACCCTTGGGTGAGCCTCAACTTGCATGCTTCCAATCTTTACTGGCTCGATATGGCTTGGTGGGATCTTTTGCACGCAGGGCCTTTGGGACTGAAACCCGACCAAGCGTTTGCGTACTTAAAGGATCGGGCACGTAGCTTGGAGAGGCGTTTGAAGAAGGAGCTCTCACTGCGGTTTCCTCTTTCCCAAAGGATACTCGGCGACTGGTTTCGTTGTTTGCATCATGGAATCGCGCACCTTTTGCCGTCGGAACGTTGTTGGAGAAGGCTTGTTAGGCTATTGGGTTCTCGTCCCAGCCCACCGCTGGATTTTGTCGCCTTCGATTACTACCTTCCCCTGGTAGAGGATTGGTTTCACAGACCCCGGCTCAAAGAGTTCGGTGGGCTTAAGGGCAAGAACTGGGCACAACGTCTTGCCTCCCTCTGTACAGTGCGATGGTGGGAATGGCCGTGCAGAGCTTCGGCACTCGAATGGTTTGTCACCCAGTTGGCAGAGTTTGGCCTCCCCCTTCTCGTCGCAGAGAACGGGATGGCGGAGCGGGCCACTGAAAGAGCTCGGCCGGATGGTGTATCTCGCTCCGAATACATCATCCAGCATGTACGGGAGCTGGTCCGGTTGCGCAGGGAAGGGCACCCACTCTTTGGCTATTTTTATTGGTCGCTCGTTGACAATTACGAGTGGGGAACCTATGAACCAGAGTTTGGGCTTTTTTCCCTATCGCCCGAGGGGAGGCTCCAGGAAAAGACCTCGGGGTCTGACGGTGACTCGGCCGCGGAGGTCTTTGCCCAGGAGGTAGCGAAGGCTCAGGAGCTTGTGGGTGTATGAAGCGGGATCCCTGGATTTTTACGGGCGGGCCTTTCAACACCAACGCTTACCTTGTCCCTTCCCCAAAGGGTTATCTCTGCTTCGATGCTCCCGATGGGCTGGCCGACTTTTTGCGGGAAGAGGGGATTCAATTGGAGGCATTGATCCTCACTCATGGTCATTTGGATCATGTGTGGGATGCGGAGACCGTCCGCGAACAACAGGCTTGTATGGTGTATGCCCATCCCGAGGACGAGCGATTGTTACGCAATCCATCCCAGGGAGAATTTTTTGGAATCCCTTGGCGTTTTCGCCCATTACAAGAGTACCAGCGCCTCCAGGTTCCTTTGCGGGGAAAGATCGAATGGGAACTGGCCGGGCGCCGGTTTGTGGTCTTCCACGTGCCGGGGCACTCTCCGGGGAGCCTTGCTTTTTACGAGAAAGCCAAGCGACGCATTTTTTCAGGTGATGTGCTTTTTGCCGGAAGTGTGGGCCGCTGGGATATTCCCGGTGGCTCCAGGGATGAGCTTTTGGAAACGCTGCGGCGCTGTTTTTGTACCCTTCCTGATGACACCACGATCTATCCCGGACATGGGCCGCCCACGACGGTTAGGCAAGAAAAGGAATCCAACGGTTTCTTGACCGATTTTTCTTAGCCGCAGTAGGGTTGGGAGAACGACCGGAAAGGTACACAAAGCTGTGTCTATGTCCATTCAAGAGCTGGTTCGCCAACGGCTTGGGGAAAATTACGCTCTCCACTATCGCTATCTCAACCGGACTCTTGTCCAGGTTCAGCGAATGATCGGGTTCGACAAGGTTTATGCGCGGGCCAAAGGAGCCTATTTATACGATCAAGAGGGGCTCGACTATCTAGACTTTCTGGCGGGCTTTGGCGTTTTTAACATCGGTCGCAATCATCCTGCCGTGGCCGGGGCCATTCGAGAGGTTCTCGAACTTGATCTTCCCAATATGGTTCAGATGGACTCGGCTCTTCTTAGCGGGCTACTGGCTGAGGCTCTGGTGGATCGGTTCGCCCGGCAAGGAGCGGCTCACCTGGATGCTGTTTTCCTCTGCAACAGTGGAACGGAAGCCGTAGAAGGGGCCTTAAAATTTGCACGTTGCGCTACCGGAAGGCCCAAAATCATCTGCTTGGCTCATTCTTTTCACGGCCTTACCTATGGGTCGTTATCGGTGACCGCCAACGAACATTTTCAAGAAGGGTTTGGCCCTTTGTTGCCGGGTTGTTCCGCGGTTCCTCTGGGAGACCTCGATGCCCTCGAGAGGGAGCTTAGGACCAAGGAAGTGGCGGCCTTTCTTTTGGAACCCGTGCAGGGAAAGGGCGTTTACTTTGCCGATCCGCAGTATTATCAGGAAGCACAGGCGCTTTGTCGCCGGTATGGGACGCTTCTGGTCTGCGATGAGGTCCAAACTGGGCTGGGCAGAACCGGTCGATGGTTTGGTTTTGAACACTGGGGCCTGGAACCAGACATTGTGACTCTGGCCAAGTCATTAAGCGGTGGATACGTTCCTTGTGCAGCCGTGGTGAGCCGGAGGGAGATTTACCAAAAGGTCTTCTGTCGTTTGGATCGGTGTGTTGTTCACTCCACAACGTTCGGGCGGAACAATTTGGCCTGCGCCTGCGGACTGGCCACTTTGAAGGTGATCGAGGAAGAGGGGCTAGTGGACAATGCGGCTCGGCAAGGGGAGTATCTTCGCCAAAAACTCCAAGAGGTGGCTCGGCGGCACGAGCTTGTGGGACAGGTTCGAGTGCTGGGGCTTATGGCAGCTATCGAATTTCAAGAACCTCGCGCCTTGGGAATGCGAACCGGATGGAAGCTGGTGCACGCTGTGGATCGGAGTCTTTTTGCTCAGCTGATCGTTACTGCCCTCTTGAATCGATACCGGATCCTTACGCAGGTGGCCGCCAATAACGTGGATATTGTGAAGATCTTGCCGCCTTTGGTCATTGGGAAGCTGGAGGTCGACCGTTTTGTCGAAGCTTTGGATCGGGTGTTGGAAGAGTTTCGCAAATTTCCCGGGCCTCTGTGGGAAATGGGGATCAATTTTTGGAAAGGTGTGCGGGCCGCTCAAGAGGCCTAGGATCGTTTCGCAACCCGTTGCAGGCAGGGCTTTCTTTTCCCTTTTCTTCGCCATCCATTTGTACCCAAAAAGATTCCTCTTTGGCCTTTGCCACCTGCCCAGGAAAGCATACCATGGGCAGGTGATGGGCGGTTTGCGCGCGTTTTACGCAAGGTTTTTCCGGCTCCAAACGAAAAGATACTGCTGCGCCCAGCCGGCATAGGGTCCGAAATGGCTCCGAAGGAAACTTTCCAGTTTTCCTTGCGGTTGCGTCCGCCGGGGAACCCGGTAGTAACGGGTTAGCACTCGCCCGATCCACCGGTCCACCGGAAAGACTTCCCAGCGCCGGTAGGCGAAAAGGAGAACGCAGTCGGCAATCTTAGGCCCCACCCCTTCAAGAGACATAAGGCGGCTACGAGCTTCATCGGTGGTTAGCTGGCATAGATTTTCTAAGGCGTGCTTGTTGTGGGCAAGACTCACCGCCGCCCGGTAAAGGTAACGCGCCCGATACCCAACCCCGCAAGTACGCAATGTTTTTTCCTCTGCCGAGGCAATCTTTTCCGGGCTTGGAAAGGGTGGAGGAAAGATGCAATAGGGTGTCGTGCCGAACCAGACCGCGAGACGTCGAAAGAGTTTTTCAATTTCCGGGATAGGCTTTGCCGAAGAGAGAAGAAAGGCCGCTAGAGTCTCCCAAGGATCCTGGTGGAGAAGCCGCAGGCCAGGACTTTGTTCGGCTGCTTTCCAAAGCAGCCGGTCTTTTTTGGGAAAGGTTTTGAGCACGTCGGCAATCCGTACGTCCCAGCAAAAGTAGCGAGCGACGGCTTCCATGGCGCCGGCCGGGGCAAGAAAGGTAACCTTCCCATTTCCTTCGATTACGATGCAAGGATTGCGCTCCACCCATCCGAACCATTGCGAAGAACCTAGTTGGGTCCATCCAAACGTCTGCCCGCAATGAAAGGTCACTTGCGGAGAGAACTCTTCTTTGGAAAGCTCTCCTACGGGGACCAGTTCGGGCAATCCGTATTGTGTCATAGGGTAAAGAAGAGATTTCCCGTCCTGGGACGAGTGTCCCCTATCGGTATGCGCACGAGCTTCCATGGAATTTAAAGATTACTACGCGATTTTAGGAGTTCCCGAGACCGCTTCGGCAGATGACATCCGCCAGGCCTTCCGCAAGCTGGCCCGACAGTACCATCCGGATGTCGCCAAAGACAAGGTTCGGGCGGAAGAAAAGTTTAAAGAGATTAACGAGGCCTACGAGGTTTTGGGTGATCCCGACAAGCGGCGGCGCTACGACGAGCTTCGGCGCGCATGGAAAGAAGGGGCAGTCGCTGCCGGAGTCGGGGGAGGGCCACGAGCTCAGTGGAGGTGGGAACCCGTTGAGGAGGAGGGCTTCCCTTTTGGGTTTGAAGGAACCGGGTTTAGCGATTTCTTTGAGCGATTTTTTGGGCCTGGAGCCGACATTTTTGGCGAGCTTTTTCGACGACGTGCAGGCACTTTCCGGGGGGATACAGGCGTCTCGACGGATTACGAGCGGGGGCGGGATCTGGAAGCAGATATTTTGGTGAGCTTGGAGGAAGTTCTTCGAGGGGGAACGCGAACCGTTCGGGTCCGGTTTCCGTCTAGCCAGGGAAGAACGATCGAGAGGGTGTACCAGGTCCGGATTCCTCCAGGGGTGCGGGAAGGACAAAGGATTCGCCTGCCGGGTCAAGGTGAGCCCGGCCGGGGAAACGCGCCTTCAGGAGACCTCTATTTGCGGGTTCGATTGGAGCGGCATCCGGTTTTCCAGGTAGGCGATTCCGATCTTTATTGTGAACTTCCGATTGCGCCCTGGGAGGCGGTGCTGGGAGGGAAAGCAGAGCTGCAATCGCTGGATGGTAAAATTGAGCTAAAAATCCCACCCGGCAGCCAGGCTGGTAGCCGGTTGCGACTCCCTGGCTTGGGACTGCCAAGGCCTGAAGGAGGTCGAGGAGATCTCTATGTGACGTTGCGTGTGGTTGTTCCCGAAAAGGTTACGGCAAAAGAGCGAGCCCTTTGGGAAGAGCTAGCCAGAGTGTCTTCGTTCCGGCCAAGAGCGTCCTAGGCCTTGGCTTGCCTGGGGCTTGTGTCCTATGGGCTATCCGGGAAAGCGAGTCGCTTGGCGGAAGCACTAACCGGATGGGGTTTGTGATTAGTTTTTCGGTGTGGGACCTTTGGGAACTCACCCAGGATCTTTGCTCCCAGGGGCTTTTGCGAAAGGCCTCTTTACCCATCCCTGCCTCTAGCCCCCCCAAAGGGTGGCCCTTTGGGGGGGCTGTAGACGCGTCCAGGGAAAAAGGAAGCTTTCGTTCTGGCTCCAAGGCGCGTGGGAGCTATTACGCGCGACTCTAGCTAGTTGCCCTTCCGGCACGCTTGCTACGTCCTGCAAGAAGAGTTCTCAGCCGGTATAGCGAGATACCTTTCGGGACGTCGTCGGTCCCGAGCGCCAAACGGCCGTTTTGTTTCGTCGCCTGGACGGGGGAAGCGTTTTGGGTGGGCTTGTTTCGGCTGGGCTAAGGAAAAGAACCGGGGAGAAAAAGGAGAGACGGCCAGGGTTTTTTGGTTGAAGGCATCCCTTTTTGGAGAGTCAAGAGCAACATTGGGTGGGAAGAGTAAGCCCTTCAGTTTTTTCCTCCTTTTTATGGGTTTTTTAGTAGCAAGAAAGAAGCGACTGGCAAAATTGTGCTGGCCAAGCTCATGAGCATTCTTCATAGACCCTCCGCAAAGAAACCCGCCATTTCGATTGGCAGAGGAATGGGCATGACCCAATGGGGGCCGAAGCGAGATTGCTTGAAAGGGGACCCGGGGGAACAAAGGCGGTTAGGCAGGGTTACTCTATCGATATAACGAGATTTTTTGTCTTACAAAGCTTTGCCTATGCACAAGAGCACGGGAAGGAAAGAAGGAGAGACAGCTGTCGTTTTTTCATCGGCCAGGACTGCAAGGAAAAGAACAGGTTTTGGGATGTGTGCGGTAGCCCATTCTGCGGAAGAGCGGTTTTGAGATTCGGTGGCTGTTGTGTTACAATAACTTCGAGGTTGGACGAGATTGGCGTGCCAACCAGGATCAATCCAAAAAAGAGGGAGGTGAGTACAATGCCAAACTTACTTACAAGATGGGATCCCTTTGGTTTGACGGAGTGGGACCCGTTCCGGGAACTTCAGGAACTGCGCAACCGCATGGCTTCCCTCATGGGTCGAACTCGAGGTCTTGTTACGAGTCCTTGGGAGGGAAAAGAAGAGGCCCTCACGTTAACGGAATGGGTTCCGCTGGTGGATATTAGCGAAGATGATAAGGAATACACGGTGAAGGTGGAGCTTCCAGAGGTAAGGAAGGAGGACGTCAAGGTAACGGTGGAGGATGACGTTCTTACTATCTCTGGAGAGCGGAAGATAGAGAAGGAAGAAAAGGGCAAGAGGTATCATCGGGTCGAGCGAAGCTACGGAGCTTTTGAGCGTAGTTTCACTCTACCTGACGATGCACTGGCGGATAAAATCCATGCGGACTTTAAGGATGGGGTCTTAAGGGTTCATATCCCGAAAGGGGAAAAGGCCCATAAGAAAGCGGTCGAAATCAAGGTGGAATAGGGACCGCAGGATTGCGGTCAAAAATCTTCGAACTGGGAGGGGCACCACGGGCTGGGAGTCCCCTCCCACTTTCTTGTTTCTTTCATGCTGGAAGTCGTCAAACGGCCGGTTCGTATTCATGATCATTGGGTCGTTCTTCCGGGGGAGCTTGCTGTTCCCAAAGGAGCCCGAGGATTGGTGGTGTTTGCTCATGGCAGTGGGAGTAGCCGCCATAGTCCCAGAAACCGGTTTGTCGCCGAGCGTTTACAACAGACCGGTGCCGCCACACTTCTTTTTGATCTTCTCACCGCTGAAGAGGAGCGAGAGGATCGGGAGACCGCGGAATTTCGTTTTAACATTCCTCTTCTAACGGAACGGTTGCTTCAGGCGATTGCCTGGTGCCGCCAACAAAAGGAACTTGCTGCCCTGCGGCTTGGAATATTTGGGGCTAGTACGGGAGCTGCGGCCGCTTTGGCAGCCGCTGCGGAGCTGGGAGAAGAGGTCGATGCGGTAGTCTCGCGCGGGGGACGACCGGATCTAGCAACGGGGGCTTTGGGTCGGGTGAAGGCGCCCACGCTTTTGATTGTTGGTGAATGGGATGAGCTTGTGCTTGAGCTCAATGAGCAGGCTTTGCAACAGCTTTCGTGTGAAAGAAAGCTGGTCGTGATTCCCGGAGCGAGCCATCTTTTTGAGGAACCGGGTGCACTAGAACAAGTTGCAGAATTGGCTGCCCAGTGGTTTTCCAGCCATTGGAAAACGGCCGTTTGTTCTGAGGAAAGACATGATTGTCCCGGATGAAGGGATTGATTCTGGCGGGGACCCTTTAGAGGGGTTCTGGGAACCCGCCCAGTGGGAGGAGTTTACGTTTCGCGACCGTTTTGAGGCGGGGAGAATCCTAGCCGAGCGCTTAGCGCAGTTCCGGGGACGGAAGGACGTGATTGTGCTCGCGTTGCCGAGGGGTGGTGTGCCAGTAGGCTTTGAAGTTGCGCGTGCCCTTGGGGTTCCTTTGGACGTTTTTCTCGTTCGGAAACTTGGTGTTCCAGGAGAAGAAGAACTGGCTATGGGAGCCATTGCGTCCGGAGGGATCCGGATCCTTAATCGGGAGGTGCTCGCGCTATTCGAGATCCCTTCTGAAGTGGTAGAAGCGGTGACCCAGAAGGAACTGAGGGAACTGGAACGAAGAGAAAAAATCTATCGAGCCAATCGTCCTTTTCCGGAGGTTCGGGGCAAGACGGTCATCCTGGTGGATGACGGGATTGCCACGGGAGCCACAATGCGAGCTGCAATCCGAGCTTTGCGAAAATTAGGTGCTTCACGGATCGTGGTGGCGGCGCCCACAGTGGCGGGCTCCACGGTGGAGGCCCTGCGGGAGGAAGCGGATGCAGTGGTGACGGTCATCGAGCCGGAACCCTTTTTTGGGGTGGGTCGTTGGTATGAGGATTTCCGGCAGTTGACTGACTCGGAAGTGCAAGAGCTGCTGGAGGCTAGCCGGCGGCAAGGAAGCTTTTCCGAAGAGGCTTAACCTCCGAACGAATCCCCGGGAAAGACACCTTTTGCGTAGGCCCGGGCCGTGAGTCGCACAACCTCTTTCGAGAGTGATTCCCGGCGTGATCCCCTCGTGGCACGCCAGGCGCAAAGGCAATTCCTATTTGCTTTAGCCGCCTTGGGAACATTGGTTGCAATCGGATTTGTTGGATACTGGTGGATCGAGGGCGAATCTCCGCTCGATGCCCTCTACATGGCGGTCACCACCTTGAGCCCAGTGGGGATTGCCGTTCAGAAGCCCCTTTCGGTACCGGGTAAGCTTTTGACCATGGCACTCATTGTTGCCGGTGGGGTGGTCGTCGCGTACGCGGTTGCCACAGCGGTGGAACTTTTTTCCTCGCCATGGTGGCACTCATCCTGGCAGGAGCGATTGCATATGCGAGCCATCGACGCGTTGTCTGGTCATGTGATCGTGTGTGGGTACGGACGATTGGGTCGCCATGTGGTAGCAGAGCTGATCGAGGAGAAGCTTCCGTTTGTCGTCATCGATCGCGATCCAGAAAAGGTTACCGACATTCGCGCTCGCGATGGGATCGCCCTGGAAGGGGACGCCTCGCAGGAGGATC
This window encodes:
- a CDS encoding LptA/OstA family protein; the encoded protein is MEAANRCVRLLGVLLAWIFFLRLSGISAWGEGEEEEAPELKTNPNATVITSEAFQLDMGKHEGLFTGNVLLMGNNLRMKSSDLTVYFDASGKQVERLVARGNVEIEQGNRVARASQAEYIVSEDKLVLTGSPELVQDKNRLTGSTITIYRSSDRMEVDGRSRVVLSDVGAKKEDH
- a CDS encoding MGDG synthase family glycosyltransferase: MGGKRVLILSASAGTGHVRAAMALDKAFRQEPGVGEVVTVDALKFTNKLFRDFYSKLYVQLVVKAPSVVSWVYKITDEPWKTDRMRLMLDRLNTRPLVNFISEFDPDITVCTHFLPAELISYLIDNGQLHAKLSIVVTDFACHAMWLCRVFHHYFVASEEAKVHLTRLGLPEDRITVSGVPIDPVFRPVNEREKVLQELGMDPELPLLLVSGGALGVSPVEAILEELSFLGTPAQVVVICGRNEVLAQRIRLNLQLHPHPLPVHVIGYTDQMHRWMAAATLLIGKPGGLTASEAMAMGLPMVIVSPIPGQEERNSDYLLERGIAIKCNELTTLAFKVEQLLRHPEQLAQMRKQALAWSRPDAGQVIVQTLLSEEEEPVLVPRRQIRAAGKSK
- a CDS encoding family 1 glycosylhydrolase, with the translated sequence MDFSFLRPLEKEDAGRCLPFLWGVATSPYQHEGGYNGPGEPQNNWAWAEAAARVERSGEAVGFWKRAESFLEEVARLGLNAFRMGIGWERVQPVRFLHSQKRAARMVPPFDQEALDRYAAILAYCRKLGLEPVVTLHHFTHPAWLGPDAWLSDGTVVAFEKFVHKTVSYFLKVLPADYGCPPPRFYLTINEPNVLALCGYFFPLFPVTQTHGLRAMLGALARLLEAHVRAFDCIHELYQGLGLYPWVSLNLHASNLYWLDMAWWDLLHAGPLGLKPDQAFAYLKDRARSLERRLKKELSLRFPLSQRILGDWFRCLHHGIAHLLPSERCWRRLVRLLGSRPSPPLDFVAFDYYLPLVEDWFHRPRLKEFGGLKGKNWAQRLASLCTVRWWEWPCRASALEWFVTQLAEFGLPLLVAENGMAERATERARPDGVSRSEYIIQHVRELVRLRREGHPLFGYFYWSLVDNYEWGTYEPEFGLFSLSPEGRLQEKTSGSDGDSAAEVFAQEVAKAQELVGV
- a CDS encoding MBL fold metallo-hydrolase, which gives rise to MKRDPWIFTGGPFNTNAYLVPSPKGYLCFDAPDGLADFLREEGIQLEALILTHGHLDHVWDAETVREQQACMVYAHPEDERLLRNPSQGEFFGIPWRFRPLQEYQRLQVPLRGKIEWELAGRRFVVFHVPGHSPGSLAFYEKAKRRIFSGDVLFAGSVGRWDIPGGSRDELLETLRRCFCTLPDDTTIYPGHGPPTTVRQEKESNGFLTDFS
- a CDS encoding aspartate aminotransferase family protein, with the translated sequence MSIQELVRQRLGENYALHYRYLNRTLVQVQRMIGFDKVYARAKGAYLYDQEGLDYLDFLAGFGVFNIGRNHPAVAGAIREVLELDLPNMVQMDSALLSGLLAEALVDRFARQGAAHLDAVFLCNSGTEAVEGALKFARCATGRPKIICLAHSFHGLTYGSLSVTANEHFQEGFGPLLPGCSAVPLGDLDALERELRTKEVAAFLLEPVQGKGVYFADPQYYQEAQALCRRYGTLLVCDEVQTGLGRTGRWFGFEHWGLEPDIVTLAKSLSGGYVPCAAVVSRREIYQKVFCRLDRCVVHSTTFGRNNLACACGLATLKVIEEEGLVDNAARQGEYLRQKLQEVARRHELVGQVRVLGLMAAIEFQEPRALGMRTGWKLVHAVDRSLFAQLIVTALLNRYRILTQVAANNVDIVKILPPLVIGKLEVDRFVEALDRVLEEFRKFPGPLWEMGINFWKGVRAAQEA
- a CDS encoding DNA-3-methyladenine glycosylase family protein — translated: MTQYGLPELVPVGELSKEEFSPQVTFHCGQTFGWTQLGSSQWFGWVERNPCIVIEGNGKVTFLAPAGAMEAVARYFCWDVRIADVLKTFPKKDRLLWKAAEQSPGLRLLHQDPWETLAAFLLSSAKPIPEIEKLFRRLAVWFGTTPYCIFPPPFPSPEKIASAEEKTLRTCGVGYRARYLYRAAVSLAHNKHALENLCQLTTDEARSRLMSLEGVGPKIADCVLLFAYRRWEVFPVDRWIGRVLTRYYRVPRRTQPQGKLESFLRSHFGPYAGWAQQYLFVWSRKNLA
- a CDS encoding DnaJ C-terminal domain-containing protein, with product MEFKDYYAILGVPETASADDIRQAFRKLARQYHPDVAKDKVRAEEKFKEINEAYEVLGDPDKRRRYDELRRAWKEGAVAAGVGGGPRAQWRWEPVEEEGFPFGFEGTGFSDFFERFFGPGADIFGELFRRRAGTFRGDTGVSTDYERGRDLEADILVSLEEVLRGGTRTVRVRFPSSQGRTIERVYQVRIPPGVREGQRIRLPGQGEPGRGNAPSGDLYLRVRLERHPVFQVGDSDLYCELPIAPWEAVLGGKAELQSLDGKIELKIPPGSQAGSRLRLPGLGLPRPEGGRGDLYVTLRVVVPEKVTAKERALWEELARVSSFRPRAS
- a CDS encoding Hsp20/alpha crystallin family protein, encoding MPNLLTRWDPFGLTEWDPFRELQELRNRMASLMGRTRGLVTSPWEGKEEALTLTEWVPLVDISEDDKEYTVKVELPEVRKEDVKVTVEDDVLTISGERKIEKEEKGKRYHRVERSYGAFERSFTLPDDALADKIHADFKDGVLRVHIPKGEKAHKKAVEIKVE
- a CDS encoding dienelactone hydrolase family protein, producing MLEVVKRPVRIHDHWVVLPGELAVPKGARGLVVFAHGSGSSRHSPRNRFVAERLQQTGAATLLFDLLTAEEEREDRETAEFRFNIPLLTERLLQAIAWCRQQKELAALRLGIFGASTGAAAALAAAAELGEEVDAVVSRGGRPDLATGALGRVKAPTLLIVGEWDELVLELNEQALQQLSCERKLVVIPGASHLFEEPGALEQVAELAAQWFSSHWKTAVCSEERHDCPG
- a CDS encoding phosphoribosyltransferase codes for the protein MIVPDEGIDSGGDPLEGFWEPAQWEEFTFRDRFEAGRILAERLAQFRGRKDVIVLALPRGGVPVGFEVARALGVPLDVFLVRKLGVPGEEELAMGAIASGGIRILNREVLALFEIPSEVVEAVTQKELRELERREKIYRANRPFPEVRGKTVILVDDGIATGATMRAAIRALRKLGASRIVVAAPTVAGSTVEALREEADAVVTVIEPEPFFGVGRWYEDFRQLTDSEVQELLEASRRQGSFSEEA
- a CDS encoding potassium channel family protein, whose protein sequence is MSRTTSFESDSRRDPLVARQAQRQFLFALAALGTLVAIGFVGYWWIEGESPLDALYMAVTTLSPVGIAVQKPLSVPGKLLTMALIVAGGVVVAYAVATAVELFSSPWWHSSWQERLHMRAIDALSGHVIVCGYGRLGRHVVAELIEEKLPFVVIDRDPEKVTDIRARDGIALEGDASQEDLLQKAGIARARGLVACTDSDAENVLIVLTARNLRPDLVIVARANSEASEPKLKKAGANRVLFPFRTAGRRMVTLIVRPEVADFFEDVTRAGGRELVVEQLTVLDRSPLVGQTLREAQVRNRFNVTVLACRKADGDYFLHPRADTVLEANMQLVVLGTWEELQVLAELARGKAS